AATCCCGTTATCTCAATATTGAAGAATGTCTTTAAATCCCCTCAAAAAATCATTGCCCCCATTGTGGCTTTATTCATCTTGTTAGTCATTTGGCAAATTCTGGCTTCTCCCGAAAGTATGGCATTACCAACCCCCATTGAGGTAATTCAAGATACTTGGGACCCTTATATTATCGATCCTTTCTTTGATAACGGTGGAGTTGATAAAGGATTCTTTTGGCAAATTTCTGCGAGTTTGCGTCGGGTAGCCATTGGTTTCTCTCTTTCTGCAGTGGTGGGTATTGCTTTAGGGATTTTGATCGGTAGTAATAAATTATTCTTCTCTGCCCTTGATCCTATTTTTCAAGTTTTAAGAACTATTCCGCCTCTTGCTTGGTTGCCTATTTCCTTGGCTGCCATGCGCCAAGCCGATCCTAGCGCCATCTTTGTAATTTTTATTACAGCAATTTGGCCTATTATTATTAATACTACGGTAGGGGTGCAACAAATTCCCCAAGATTACCGCAATGTGTCCAGAGTTTTGCACCTATCAAAAGCAACTTTTTTCTTTAACATTTTGATACCTTCTACCCTTCCTTATATTTTTACTGGTTTAAAAATCGGTATTGGTTTATCTTGGTTGGCTATTGTAGCAGCTGAAATGTTAGTTGGTGGTGTCGGTATTGGCTTCTTTATCTGGGATGCCTATAACAGTGGTTTTATGTCAGAAATTATTATTGCTCTTATTTATGTGGGCGTAATTGGTCTAATTCTTGATCGTTTGGTTAGTTTTATTGCTACTTTAGTGGTTGCTGAAGATAAGTAATGACAAGTTTTCATTGGTTGGGTTTTGCTCACTCAACCCAACCTACAGTTTAATTTGTTGGGTTTTGCTTACTCAACCCAACCTACAGATTTTTTATTAATTATTTAAACTATGTCTGCATTTATAGAAATTGATCAGTTAGATAAGATTTTTCCCCTTCCTGATGGTGGTAAATATATTGCCCTCAAAAATATTGATTTGAAAATTCAAAAGGGTCAATTTATTTCCCTCATCGGACATTCTGGCTGTGGAAAGTCAACCCTTTTAAATATGGTATCTGGATTAGATTTACCTAGCAATGGTGGAGTGATTCTCGAAGGGCGCCAGATTGAAGGACCGGGACCCGATCGCATGGTAGTATTTCAAAATTATTCCTTATTGCCTTGGTTAACTGTCAGAGAAAATATTGCCTTGGCAGTTAATGAAGTGATGAAAAATTTATCCCCCCAAGAAAAAAAAGCGGTGGTAAATCAAGCCATTAGCATGGTAGGTTTACGCCCTGCATCCAATAAAAAACCGGGGCAATTGTCAGGGGGCATGAAACAAAGGGTAGCCATAGCGCGCGCCCTTGCCATTAAGCCGAAAGTCCTGTTGTTAGATGAACCATTTGGGGCGCTGGATGCCTTGACGAGGGGAAACCTACAGGAAAGATTGATGGAAATTGTCGAGCAGAACCATGTTACCACTATCATGGTAACCCATGATGTGGATGAAGCCTTGTTATTATCAGATCGGGTGGTAATGCTCACCACAGGTCCAGAAGCGCATATTGGACAGGTTTTAGAGGTACCGATCCCCCGTCCACGCCATCGTTTAGAAGTGGTGAATCACCCCAGTTACTATGCCTTGCGTAATGAAATGGTTTACTTCCTCAACCAACAAAAACGCTCTAACAAAACTAAAATGGTGGTTCAACCCCTCACTGTTGCTGGGAATGGTTTAGAAAAAATTAACCTCAATTTGGGTTTTATTCCTTTAATTGATTCAGCGCCCCTCATCATTGCCCAAGAAAAAGGTTTTTTTGCAGAAGAAGGATTAAGTCAAGTTACCCTCAGTCGAGAAAAAAGTTGGAAATCTATTGGTGCTGGATTCGCTGAAGGGCGCTTAGACGGAGCGGGAATGTTAGCAGGAATGCCCCTGAGTATGACTTTAGGTGCCAATGATCAAGAACCTTTAGCCATGGTAACAGCCATGGTATTGAGTCGTAACGGTAATGCCATTACCCTCAGTAAAAAATTTGCCCAACAGGGAGTTAAAACCCTCGCAGATTTAAAAGGTGTCATCAGTAACACCCCAGACGCTGTACACAATTTCGGCATGGTACATCCTGCCTCCATGCACAACCTGATGTTGAGATATTGGTTAGCATCAGGGGGCATTGATCCAGATCAAGATGTGGCTCTTTCCGTCATTCCACCGGCTCAAATGGTATCTAACCTCAAAGCTGGTAACATTGACGGTTATTGCGTTGGAGAGCCTTGGAATAGTCATTCCGTGCTAGATGATTGCGGTTATGTAATTGCCACGGATTTAGACATCTGGGCAGGGCATCCAGAGAAAGTGTTGGGCGTAACAGAGGAATGGGCAAATAAATATCCCTTAACTCATATTGCCTTAGT
Above is a window of Cyanobacterium sp. T60_A2020_053 DNA encoding:
- a CDS encoding ABC transporter substrate-binding protein — translated: MSAFIEIDQLDKIFPLPDGGKYIALKNIDLKIQKGQFISLIGHSGCGKSTLLNMVSGLDLPSNGGVILEGRQIEGPGPDRMVVFQNYSLLPWLTVRENIALAVNEVMKNLSPQEKKAVVNQAISMVGLRPASNKKPGQLSGGMKQRVAIARALAIKPKVLLLDEPFGALDALTRGNLQERLMEIVEQNHVTTIMVTHDVDEALLLSDRVVMLTTGPEAHIGQVLEVPIPRPRHRLEVVNHPSYYALRNEMVYFLNQQKRSNKTKMVVQPLTVAGNGLEKINLNLGFIPLIDSAPLIIAQEKGFFAEEGLSQVTLSREKSWKSIGAGFAEGRLDGAGMLAGMPLSMTLGANDQEPLAMVTAMVLSRNGNAITLSKKFAQQGVKTLADLKGVISNTPDAVHNFGMVHPASMHNLMLRYWLASGGIDPDQDVALSVIPPAQMVSNLKAGNIDGYCVGEPWNSHSVLDDCGYVIATDLDIWAGHPEKVLGVTEEWANKYPLTHIALVKALIRACEYCDDRRNRPEILEILAKPEYLAVPLEYLKPGFTEPYRRNLEDEPENLLRYNQFFVDQANYPSRSEALWILTQLARWGYISFPRNWIEVLERVRRPDILGEAMRQLDLPDSAPNRSSFSLFDGMVFNPDDPLGYLERLSIKRDFRVAEVLLDQPVS
- the ntrB gene encoding nitrate ABC transporter permease — encoded protein: MVAQTGLSKKNNPVISILKNVFKSPQKIIAPIVALFILLVIWQILASPESMALPTPIEVIQDTWDPYIIDPFFDNGGVDKGFFWQISASLRRVAIGFSLSAVVGIALGILIGSNKLFFSALDPIFQVLRTIPPLAWLPISLAAMRQADPSAIFVIFITAIWPIIINTTVGVQQIPQDYRNVSRVLHLSKATFFFNILIPSTLPYIFTGLKIGIGLSWLAIVAAEMLVGGVGIGFFIWDAYNSGFMSEIIIALIYVGVIGLILDRLVSFIATLVVAEDK